CATCCATCAGGCGCTGCGCATCATCCTGGGCACGCCCAAGGGCAGCGATCCGCTGCGGCCGGAGTTCGGCAGCGACCTGCACCGCTATCTGGACTATCCGATAGACCGCGCCCGGCCGCATGTGGTGCGCGAGGCGGTGGCGGCCATCAGCCACCCGCGATACGGCGAGCCGCGCATCGAACTGGTGCGCGTGCTATTCAGCGTGGACGGCGACGCCAGCGCTCGGCTGTGCGCGCAATGGAAGCTGGCCGACGGCGTCATCCGCGAAACCGAGCTGAAGCTGTAAGCCACCCGACAAGGACAAGATCATGACGAGCAATGTGAGCAATCCGGCCGCCGCCGCCAGCGCCCTGGCCGACGCCTATCTGAAACTGGGCGGCCAGGAGCAATACCCCAAGCAGATGGAGCAGCTGCTGACGGAGATGCTGGGCAATCGCCAAAGCGGCCTGGCCGCGGCGGATCTGCCTAAATTCATCGCTGACGATCCCAAGGCCATCGCCCAGGAAATGGCCGACGCCTACCAGAAAATGGCCGGCAAGCAGCTGTATCCGGGTCAGATCGAACAATTGCTGATCGACTTGTTCGCATACCGGGAAAGCCTGGTGCGCGCGGCCTTCAACGACGCCGGCCGGCAAAACCTGGTGGCCTTTGCCCGCGCGCCGATGCTGGATTATCTGGGCGAACTGGTGGGCGTGACGCGCCAGCCGGCCCAGCCGGCCATGGCCAAGGTCAAGTTCACTTTTCCTGCCTATGCCGGCGGCGCGCGGCAGGTGCAGGTGCGCATGGGAACGCGCGTGTCCGGCAATTCCGATATCCAGTTCCAGACCACTGCCCAGTTGACAGTGGATCTGGGTGATCAGCCGCAACCCGCTGATTGCGATGTGGTGGCCACGGTGCCGGGCGAGATCGGCAATTTGCTGCAGGCCAGTGATTTGAACCAACTGCTGGACGATGTCGGCGTCAAGGTGGGGGTGGTCTGCGTGAAAGCGCCGTGGGGCGGGGCCGAGGCGGAAGACGACGAGCATCTGCGCCAGCGCATCCGCCAGGCGCCGGAATCATTCAGCGTGGCCGGCAGCGCCGCCGCCTATCGTTTCCACGCGCTCAGCGCCAGCCCGGACATTGTCGATGTGGCGGTGGTGAGCCAGTCCAGCCTGCCGGACGACGATCCCCTGAAGGCAGAAATCAAAGCCGGAGAAGTGAGACTGTTTCCCTTGTTCGTCGGCAATGGCGCGGGCCAGGCGGCGCCGGTCCCCGGCGACCCCCGGCCGCCGGAAGAGGCCGATCCGCAATTGCGCAAGGTATGGCTGGCTTGCAGCGCCGACAAGGTGCGGCCGTTGACCGACAAGGTCACCGTGCGCCGTCCGCCCACCGAACACTTCGACGTCGAGGCCTTGTTGCAAACCTATGCCGGAATGGATGGCGAGCTGGTCAAGCAAAAGGCTCGCGCCGCGCTGCAGGCCTATCTGGACGAGCGGCAAAACCAGCTGGGCCGCGACATTGTGCCATCGCAACTGGTGGCGGCCCTGTCGGTGCCCGGCGTATATCAGGTGAAGCTGCTGCAGCCCGCCCAGGCGAAAACCGTGGCCAGCTACGCTTGGTCCAGCTGCGCGTCGGTGAGCGTGGATCTGGATAAAGACAACGGCGGCAGCCATGACTGAGCGCCGCGACGGCGCCGTGTCGCCCGTGTTGCGCCAGGATGCGCGCTTCCGGCCGCTGGCCGAGCTGGCGCGGCGGATGGGCGTGCCCTATGCCGAACCGGCGGTGGCCCAAACGCAGGGCCAGTTCGAAACCACCGACCTGCTGGTGTACCTGGTGGACAGCGTCGAACCCGCGCTACTGCCCTTGCTGGCCGAGCAATTCCATGTGGCCGGAGACGAAGGCTGGCTGCTGGCCAACGGCGACGCCAAGCGGCGAGAGCTGATCAAGCGCGCCATCAGCCTGCATCGCTACAAGGGCACGCGCTGGGCGGTAACGGAAGTGTTCCGCGTGCTGGGCGTCAATATCGAGCTGACCGAGTGGTGGGAAAAGAACGGTTCAGGCGAGGCTTACACCTTCAACTTCACCGCCTGGGCCAACGACAACCTTTTGCCCGGCCAGGCCATCCTCAGCCCGCAATTGTATGAACGGCTGCGGCGCATGGTGGAGCAGGTGAAACCGGCGCGCAGCAGCTACCGCTTCAAGATCGGCGCGGCTTTTAGCCAGCCGCTGGGCTTGGCCGGCGCGCTGGGCAGCCTGGCGCTCAGCCGCCGCAGCGCCGACTGCCGGCCCAACCCGGCCAAGCCCTTATCGCAAGCCCTGCGTTGCGCCGGCGCGCTCAAGCCGCTGGCGGTGATGCGCCTACCCATGGAGATGAGCCGATGAGCAGCACCCCCTTGATTCCGCAGATCCTCGATGGCGGCCTGGCCGCCATTCAGTTGGCCAGCCATGACGGCATGCGGCTGCGGATCACCCATATCGCGCTGGGCGACCAAGGCTACACGCCCGACCCGTCCCAGGCCGCGCTGAGGCATGAGGTGGTCCGCTACCCCATCGCCGACGGCAAAAGCGAGGGCCCGCGCCAACTGCACCTGACCGCGCTGGCCAACGACGCCACCGAGTTCTGGGTGCGCGAAGTGGCCTTCATCCTGGAGGGTGGGCAAACGCTGGCCGTCTGGTCCGATCCGCAACAGGCGCTGGCCTATAAGCAGGCCAATCTGGAGCTGTTGCTGGCCTTCGACCTGGCCCTGTCCGGCGTGCCGGCCGGCAGCGTCACCGTCGAATCCACCGGCGCCGGGCTCAACCTGTCCCTGGGCGAGGAGCTGGCCAGCTTCGCCGCCGCCCAGATTGGCGAGATGCAGCGCGGGCTGGGCCGGGACGACAGCCTGCGGCAGCACCAGGCGAGGTTGGACCGCACCGAACAAAGACTGGATGGCCACGATCGTCAACTGAACGACCAGAACAATGCCTTGCTGGACGCCGACCAGCGCGCCCGGCATCGCCATGAAGAATTGCTGGAACTGGCAACCGCCCAAGCCGCGGCCTTAGTCCAGCTGCAATGCCTCACCCTGAATCAAACCGTTTTGCATTCCCGTTAAGGAGAGAACATGAGTTTGGAACAACAAGTCGCCGCGCTGGTGACGGCGTCAAACAACCTGACCGGCATGGTGGCCGGCAAGCAAGCCGATATCGACGCCAAAGTGGCGGCCAAAACGGCAGAGCTGGATGCGTGGAAAAGCAGCGTTGTAGAGGTGATCAACGGAGTAGAGGTTATCAAGGCTGGGGGACTCTATCAGTTTAAGCGCAGCCTTCATATCGAAACCGGTGGGTGGCCTGCATGCAATACCACGCCTTCAGGTCCTACCTATGTTCAATTGCTTGAATTTACCGCTGGTGCAGTAGAGGGCTCATTTTTCGAGATCAATGTTCATAAAGCACACCGCGGAATGGGGTACGCCGGTTACTATGAGTATGTAGAGTTGCGTGGTACGTATTGGTATGACGGTATTGGCGGGATTGCCCGTAAATTCTCTAATGGGGAGGATAAAATTAGTTTGTATACGTCGGATGCCACCAATGTTAGCAATGTCATTCCCCTGCCTTTGACAGGGGCACCAGTTCCTTTTGCAGTAAAACAGATTGCAAATGATGGTAATGATAAAAAATATGCATTAATGCTTGTTTGCAACCCAGAATGCGGTGCGGATGAATTTTTGGGAATATCGGTACGATATTCTGATCCTCATGCTAAGCCTGCAGCAAATTTTGCTTCCTTGGTCAAGCCGACCTACCCCAATTTATAAGGAATATGAAAATGACGGATTTGATGCAGGGCTATGACAGCATTACGCTTGCTAAACAAGAAAATCAAACCATGCAAGTGAATTTGGCAAGGGTTAGTTGTGAAAGCCGAATTGAGCTGTATTATCCGTTGTGGCAGCAGTTAAATGTCATGCGGGCGGGGAGTGATGTGGAGAAAAGTAAAATGGGCATTTTTATTGATGCTTGTAGAGCTTGGAGTAATGGGGTTAACCCAGATCCTGCCGCTTTGCTAAATATAAAGCCGTAAATGGTAATTGCTATGGTCTGATTCGCCGCTGTATATTTGAATGTCTTTTCAAGGAAGGCTGGTGAAAATAGTCAGCTGATTTTTAACATAAAGACAGTGTAAGATTTCTATTGTCAGCCGGTCTCGCGCCCGCGAATCACCGACTGACGCAGTCGTTTATTTCCTCACTCCTCATTTCACGCCGGGCTTCGCCCGAGGCCCGGCGGTCTTTTTCTCCCCTTATCTGTTCCCCAAGGCGTTTGCCGGCCGCGAGACCTTATGCTTGCCACTGCTCCTGAATGGGCTGAGCCGCAATAGTCGCCCGTTCTTCCCTCTGAATGCCGCCTGGCGGGAAACCTTCTCTTTTCGCTGCTGTTATCGTTTGCAATCTTCCTATCCTTATTGGCCTGATCCACCCGCATCGCGCGCGCCGCATGATTATCTATTGGGCGCATGGCTCCGAGTCCTGCCTGATCGTGGTAGGGCGGAAGCGCCGGCTTGCCGGGGCGTTCCGCCGCTTGGCCACGCGGCGGGGTGTCGACGGAATATGGATGGCGAATGAATGGCGGAACGCCCCGCAGGGGCTTCCGCCCTACGGCGGCGAGTTTCGCCCAGCCGTCGCGCCACTGCCATTTCAGCCCTTACAACACCCCACCTCCGGCGCTATCAAGGCGTGACTCAGTCATGCCCGCGCATCCCCTCCCTGTCTCTCCTCGACTTTTCGACTTTCCCCTCCCTGGAGCTCGCCATGCCGTTCACCGCGTTTCCATCTCTTTCCCCCATTTCCACGCTGTCCCCTGCCGATGACGACGCTGGCGTCAGTCGAAAGCCCGCGGCCATGCCCGCATCCAGCGAGACGGCACGCGCCCGCCCGCAATTACACGCCGTCGCCAGCGTGCGCGCCGTGCTGCGCGTGAGCATGCAGGTGGGTTGAGCTGGTTTTCCCGCGGCGACGTTTGCGCCGCGTTTCGATTTCTTCATGGC
The Chromobacterium sp. IIBBL 290-4 DNA segment above includes these coding regions:
- a CDS encoding phage tail protein gives rise to the protein MSSTPLIPQILDGGLAAIQLASHDGMRLRITHIALGDQGYTPDPSQAALRHEVVRYPIADGKSEGPRQLHLTALANDATEFWVREVAFILEGGQTLAVWSDPQQALAYKQANLELLLAFDLALSGVPAGSVTVESTGAGLNLSLGEELASFAAAQIGEMQRGLGRDDSLRQHQARLDRTEQRLDGHDRQLNDQNNALLDADQRARHRHEELLELATAQAAALVQLQCLTLNQTVLHSR
- a CDS encoding baseplate J/gp47 family protein, whose translation is MTSNVSNPAAAASALADAYLKLGGQEQYPKQMEQLLTEMLGNRQSGLAAADLPKFIADDPKAIAQEMADAYQKMAGKQLYPGQIEQLLIDLFAYRESLVRAAFNDAGRQNLVAFARAPMLDYLGELVGVTRQPAQPAMAKVKFTFPAYAGGARQVQVRMGTRVSGNSDIQFQTTAQLTVDLGDQPQPADCDVVATVPGEIGNLLQASDLNQLLDDVGVKVGVVCVKAPWGGAEAEDDEHLRQRIRQAPESFSVAGSAAAYRFHALSASPDIVDVAVVSQSSLPDDDPLKAEIKAGEVRLFPLFVGNGAGQAAPVPGDPRPPEEADPQLRKVWLACSADKVRPLTDKVTVRRPPTEHFDVEALLQTYAGMDGELVKQKARAALQAYLDERQNQLGRDIVPSQLVAALSVPGVYQVKLLQPAQAKTVASYAWSSCASVSVDLDKDNGGSHD
- a CDS encoding phage tail protein I, coding for MTERRDGAVSPVLRQDARFRPLAELARRMGVPYAEPAVAQTQGQFETTDLLVYLVDSVEPALLPLLAEQFHVAGDEGWLLANGDAKRRELIKRAISLHRYKGTRWAVTEVFRVLGVNIELTEWWEKNGSGEAYTFNFTAWANDNLLPGQAILSPQLYERLRRMVEQVKPARSSYRFKIGAAFSQPLGLAGALGSLALSRRSADCRPNPAKPLSQALRCAGALKPLAVMRLPMEMSR
- a CDS encoding GPW/gp25 family protein, whose protein sequence is MTKLTDITSLHWQPALQPRGQKPGPNGFPDIVENLDDIHQALRIILGTPKGSDPLRPEFGSDLHRYLDYPIDRARPHVVREAVAAISHPRYGEPRIELVRVLFSVDGDASARLCAQWKLADGVIRETELKL